The following proteins come from a genomic window of Nocardioides albertanoniae:
- a CDS encoding MurR/RpiR family transcriptional regulator, whose amino-acid sequence MNTTSSDGELTARVADRAAGLSPRERAVAQYLLERPQEFTGASAAQIAKATGTSDATVVRTARSLGYTGLRDLKRAALASLTPPRDPVVRLNRRLDRLEGGLGAVLDQVLADTSEMVGHLPDTLDTTAWERAVDLVATGDRVWAYGIGPAALAAEFLVVELTRFGHHATAVRNTGFSLADPLMGLGAGDVVVIFAPLRLFHEIDVVLEHARTVGAPTILISEAVGDDQTDVADAVLSMPQTADSAASEHFAGILIARALGLELAARDRVGSVEAWELLLRLRTSLAGPDAARPPATEPPGE is encoded by the coding sequence ATGAATACGACATCTTCTGACGGCGAGCTGACGGCTCGGGTCGCTGATCGAGCAGCCGGCCTGTCCCCGCGCGAGCGTGCCGTCGCGCAGTACCTGTTGGAGCGGCCGCAGGAGTTCACCGGGGCGAGCGCGGCGCAGATCGCCAAGGCCACCGGCACCAGTGACGCGACGGTCGTCCGCACTGCTCGCTCACTGGGATACACCGGCCTGCGAGACCTGAAGCGAGCCGCCCTCGCCAGCCTCACGCCACCCCGGGACCCGGTCGTGCGACTGAACCGCCGGCTGGATCGCCTCGAGGGTGGGCTCGGGGCCGTCCTCGACCAAGTGCTCGCCGACACCTCCGAGATGGTCGGACACCTGCCCGACACCCTTGACACCACCGCATGGGAGCGCGCCGTCGACCTGGTGGCTACCGGCGACCGCGTCTGGGCGTACGGAATCGGACCCGCCGCACTGGCCGCGGAGTTCCTGGTCGTCGAGCTCACCAGGTTCGGGCACCATGCCACGGCTGTACGCAACACCGGATTCTCGCTGGCCGACCCGTTGATGGGCCTCGGCGCCGGGGACGTCGTGGTGATCTTCGCGCCCCTTCGTCTGTTTCACGAGATCGACGTCGTGCTCGAGCACGCTCGTACGGTGGGCGCCCCGACCATCTTGATCAGCGAGGCAGTCGGTGACGACCAGACCGACGTCGCCGATGCGGTGCTGTCGATGCCGCAGACGGCTGACTCCGCCGCCAGCGAGCACTTCGCCGGGATCCTGATCGCGCGCGCCCTCGGCCTCGAGCTGGCTGCTCGCGATCGCGTCGGGTCGGTTGAGGCCTGGGAGCTGCTGCTCAGGCTGCGCACCAGCCTCGCCGGACCGGACGCGGCGCGCCCACCCGCGACAGAACCGCCCGGCGAGTAG
- a CDS encoding sulfite exporter TauE/SafE family protein produces the protein MLLDTIQVLLISLGVVAGASSQRVTGLGFALVSAPLLVLVVGPYDGVLLANLLSLMVSLAVLVTTWRQIDLALALPLAVPAVLVVPAGAYAARHLPEPVLMTLIGGMTVGALAVVILGGRIRFPPGRAGAATAGACSGLLNSSAGVGGPPLVVYAVSTGWPHAQFVATTQLCFALTNAASVLTKGLPRLPPVELGAAIVSLAVGVVVGQLAASRIDAALARRVVVWLAFAGASVTLVKGVQHW, from the coding sequence ATGCTGCTCGACACGATCCAGGTGCTGCTGATCTCCCTGGGTGTCGTCGCCGGGGCGAGCAGCCAGCGGGTGACCGGGCTGGGCTTCGCCCTGGTCAGCGCGCCGCTGCTGGTCCTGGTCGTCGGCCCGTACGACGGCGTCCTGCTGGCGAATCTGCTCTCGCTGATGGTGTCGCTCGCCGTCCTCGTGACGACGTGGCGGCAGATCGATCTGGCCCTCGCGCTGCCGTTGGCCGTTCCTGCCGTCCTGGTGGTGCCGGCCGGAGCCTACGCGGCCCGGCACCTGCCCGAGCCGGTGCTGATGACGCTGATCGGCGGCATGACGGTCGGTGCGCTCGCCGTGGTGATCTTGGGCGGTCGGATCCGGTTTCCACCCGGCCGTGCCGGTGCCGCGACGGCTGGTGCCTGCTCGGGGCTGCTGAACTCCTCGGCGGGGGTCGGAGGGCCACCGCTGGTCGTCTACGCAGTCAGCACGGGGTGGCCGCACGCGCAGTTCGTGGCCACCACCCAGCTCTGCTTCGCCCTGACCAACGCCGCGTCCGTCCTCACCAAGGGGCTGCCGCGGCTGCCGCCGGTCGAGTTGGGTGCAGCCATCGTCAGCCTCGCGGTCGGGGTCGTGGTGGGGCAGCTGGCCGCATCCCGGATCGACGCCGCTCTCGCCCGCCGCGTCGTCGTCTGGCTCGCTTTCGCGGGTGCGTCGGTGACCTTGGTCAAAGGAGTCCAGCACTGGTGA